CAGGTGAGAGCGGCGGACCAGGCTCGGGAGGAGTCACTTTCCCGATGAGAGCATCTCGTCACACCTGCGTTTTCCCCCCATCCTCCCCGCTCTCAGCCAGTTCATCCTCTCTAAACAGAAGCTGTAAAAACGactcctctcacacacacctatcCACCGAACGGCCGCGCATCGACCGCCGCGTATATTAGACAATACGATACCTCCGCGCGAGGGTGTCGCACGCCCGCgtgcagcagctgttgttcAATTTGCACCGCACGCGCGCGTTGCGGCACGAGAGGGGTGGGGTCAAACAGCGCGCGGTCTGATGAGGAGGACACAGTGAGGAGGGACCGGGGACAAACTCCACCTGTCTGAAGGCGACCACGTGTCTGTGACTCTggcactgaaaataaatatcacCGTTGTAGTTAATTACTCAGATAGTGCACTTCGTTACATGTTACTCTCATTGCGTTGCGTTTGGCACGTCATCCGTCTGATTTAAAAGCTAAACTAAAGGGCATCGCCTCCTCCATATCACTTTATGAGAACCATCATTAATCAACGGTAAATGTATAGTTCATTCAGATTTAGTGAATAGTTAAAGCTGCACTGTCTAGTTTTGAGGAAGACTgttaaatcagaagagaaagatctttgtTGACTGAATTGGTTTGTTCCTTTGctaaactaaataatcaaaccctctgttttcatgactgaataaacaaactgatccctgccacctttcaagcttcagacagtgttctgaggtgcattttgtagttttgtggaagaagatcttcactgacttcCTTGACAAACtagataaacaaactctgttgtttttatgacggaataaacaaactgactttaaaggacaacatcatttcaaactgttttactttgtttatgtgtgacagaccctgccacctctccagcttcaAAAGGCGTTCTTGTTTGACcttattttcacagtttcaaACTATATAACAATTTTGCTCATTGAGTCAGTCATCcttatctgttttattttctgcatgCTCTCTAACATAGTGTGTGGTTCAGTTATCAGGGCTCAAAGTTCATGGTCACTCAATAAATAACCTATCAGGCTGGCTGTGGAGCAGTTCAGTCTACCCTCATGAATCTGACTGCAGAGAACCACTGTATCCCTCTCAGTGATGGGAACCGTATTCCACTGCTGGGACTGGGCACCTATGGGGACCCTCGAACGGTGAGAAGAATAATGTGTGTCTATAGATTTCAGTATATGTGAACAAGGCTTGTTTGTAGCTGCTTCACCAGGAGAGCTGTACATAATGGAGGAGTGCCCTTGTCTATTGCTTGCAGTGATTTGACTTACATTAAAAGGTGTTTTGAATGCTGccgaaaaaaaaagatcagatcAATCGAACAGTAATGCATGTTTGTGAGAACAGCAGCACAACTCGACAAAAATAAGGTCAAAGAATGTTTACCTTTTCTGTGGATTTTCCAACAGACGGCCAAAGGCACAGCACTCGATTGTGTCAAGCTGGCCATTGATGTGGGTTACAGGCACTTTGACGGGGCACTGGTGTATTACAATGAGCACGAAGTGGGTCAAGCCATTAGAGAGAAGATTGCCGATGGAACCGTGAGAAGAGAGGACATTTTTTATTGTGGAAAGGTAATAGGCTTTGTCACATGTCATGTAGATTAAGAATGCATTTTGCTCCCTTCAACGTCTATGCATTCAACATTTCGACGCCGCAAAGCTGTTTTCCAGAAGCAGAAACGTGTGCTTTGCTCCGTGTTAATTTCGTTGTTATGTTTTTCAGTGCTTCTCTGTTGTCTTCCTCAGCTCTGGAACACCTTCCATCCACCAGAATTGGTGAGACCGGCCTTGGAGAGGACACTGAAAACCTTAAAACTAGACTATGTGGATCTCTACATCATTGAGCTTCCTATGGCCTTCAAGGTTAGTGCAGATGACAGTTCATTTATCAAGGCAAGGCaagaaataaaattaataatacaATTAGAAGGATGGTCTTTAAACACATATCCATGACAGTTTACAACCTAACATATCATCAAAGTGCACAAGATTAGACAATTTTATGAACTGGTTATATTCTTCAGAGCTGCATGAcaaacatatttgtatttttggtttCTACTAGAATAGGTTCACATGCCttaatgctgaaaaaacacatattctcaaactgtgcagctctgcagcattGTGTGCAAAGCTcttttttagctcctgtctctttaagcctcCCCAGCCTGccctgattggtcggctcacacatgcctgacccagcactgctaaaaacaacaaagcagctgggCTAAATTAATTCTTGCATGCAAAACCCGCTGATAGGTAttgaattatgcaaatgtatgtcaCGGTGAAGTagcatgatgtcacaaagtgACAGGACTACAGGCTGGACTGCTGATGAGGTGTTTGTCTCataattttgagttttttcatctctcacttttttatatctcagtttcatttatttgccTCATAAATatcgctttttttttcatgattatgACTTTTTAGCTCATCATGatttttaatcttaaaagttCTATGATTTtgggagagaagagagattCTGTTGGTTCAAAGTTTGACCATTTTACTTTCGAGATCTATTACATCCACCCATATAAAACACTGGAAATGGGAAGAAAATACTAAAATCATAATATAACTCCTTTAAATAACAAGAGTTTGTGTACATTCAATTGTGCTTATTTTTTTAGCCAGGAGATGAGTTCTATCCAAAAGACCAGGATGGAAAATACATCTACCACCACACAGACCTCTGTGCAACATGGGAGGTGAGTTctgttgcattttaaatgaatggTCCTGGTATTTtaactttcttcttctcctattaattttttgtttcacttttgtaCAAGTCTTTCTTAAGAACATCTTAGAAAACATGAAGCACAGCAAAACAATTATGAATTATGTAACATAATTTAATTCAGGTGTTCTACATAAAACTAGTTGCCCATTCTCCAGCTTGAAGgatctgctgtgtttctgtgcactTTAGTGGCGCTTGCAATGTACTAAGCATCACAAATGTCTTCCAAGACAATATGTAAGTGATAACaacaaataaagaatgaaatgcattttgaaaACGGCATGCAAGactttgttcatatttgaaTGCTGCTGTCAGAACATTCTCCGCTGCAGAAGCGGTCAAGGACAGTGTCATAAAACTGTGTTcaaagatctgttttttttccctcgcccctgttgtttatatttttctccACTATCTCACTGAGTCTGTAAAGATAATCACTATCAGTCCATGAGAGgatgtaaatcttttttttttttttttttcctcgacaGGCTTTGGAGGCTTGCAAAGACGCAGGCCTGGTGAAATCTCTGGGAGTCTCCAACTTCAACCGCAGACAGCTGGAGCTACTCCTGAATAAACCTGGCCTCAAACACAAACCTGTATCCAACCAGGTGAGCCTGACTTATCTTTCATCTCTTAGAATTATAAGCTACTGACAAGAaggttttt
This sequence is a window from Acanthopagrus latus isolate v.2019 chromosome 8, fAcaLat1.1, whole genome shotgun sequence. Protein-coding genes within it:
- the LOC119024852 gene encoding aldo-keto reductase family 1 member D1-like, giving the protein MNLTAENHCIPLSDGNRIPLLGLGTYGDPRTTAKGTALDCVKLAIDVGYRHFDGALVYYNEHEVGQAIREKIADGTVRREDIFYCGKLWNTFHPPELVRPALERTLKTLKLDYVDLYIIELPMAFKPGDEFYPKDQDGKYIYHHTDLCATWEALEACKDAGLVKSLGVSNFNRRQLELLLNKPGLKHKPVSNQVECNPYFTQPKLLEFCRQHDIVIVGYCPIGSSRDASWVNLKCPPMLEDEVLVSIGKRYNKSSAQVALRFNVQRGVVVIPKSFSPERIKHNFQIFDFSLTEEEMRAIEALNKNIRFVELLMWSDHPEYPFHDEY